A single genomic interval of Pyrus communis chromosome 7, drPyrComm1.1, whole genome shotgun sequence harbors:
- the LOC137740941 gene encoding auxin-binding protein ABP19a-like, producing MPRWQILFLFSLIFLSSSTSNASVNDFCVADLKGPDSPSGYTCKIPAMVTVSDFVFSGLAKGGNTTNIISAAVTPAFVAQFPGVNGLGISMARLDLAPGGVIPFHTHPGASEILVVTRGIIKAGFVSSANSVYLKTLHKGEVMVFPQGLLHFQVNVAKIHSNAFVSFSSASPGLQILDFALFANDLPSELVAQTTFLDLATIKKLKGVLGGTG from the coding sequence ATGCCTCGGTGGCAAATCCTCTTcctcttttctctcattttcctcTCATCCTCCACCTCCAATGCCTCTGTCAATGACTTCTGTGTGGCAGATCTGAAAGGCCCAGACAGCCCTTCAGGCTACACCTGCAAGATTCCTGCTATGGTCACTGTCAGTGACTTTGTGTTCTCTGGCCTGgccaaaggtggaaacaccacCAACATAATAAGCGCCGCCGTGACCCCGGCATTTGTTGCCCAGTTCCCAGGAGTCAATGGCCTTGGAATCTCTATGGCAAGGCTAGATTTAGCACCAGGTGGTGTTATCCCATTCCATACACACCCCGGAGCTTCGGAGATTCTCGTTGTGACGAGGGGTATTATCAAAGCCGGGTTTGTTTCGTCTGCCAACTCGGTTTACTTGAAAACTCTTCACAAAGGAGAGGTCATGGTTTTCCCACAAGGGTTGCTGCATTTCCAAGTGAATGTTGCAAAAATACATTCCAATGCTTTTGTTAGCTTCAGTAGCGCAAGCCCCGGCCTCCAAATCCTTGACTTTGCCCTTTTCGCCAATGACTTGCCTTCGGAATTGGTGGCGCAGACCACTTTCCTCGACCTTGCTacaatcaagaagctcaagGGTGTTCTTGGTGGCACTGGTTAA